CTTCATAAACAGCCGAAACGATTTCCCCCGCAAATGCATATGTGGCGCAATCGCCAGCAGTTCTGCTTCAGGGGGAATACGGCGTACTTTTGCTGTCACGGGAAAATCTTTAGTGTGTGGCGGAATTTCAAACTCCTGATCGATGCCAATCAGCGTGAAAACTTCGTGCGTGATTTCTTCTTCTTTGCCAAATAACAAACCAACTTTAGAAGTGTCTTGCGCTACCGATCCATTTGGCGTGTAATGCATCTGAAATACCAGCTTCGAGCCAGCGGGTACACGGCGGGCACGCCCTTCCGGCAGTTTTTTGATCCGCTGACCCGGTACATACGCGGTCAGCCAGCCGATGCCTTGGAAGTCGGCTCCATCGGGTGGGCGAATAAAAACAATCGCATGATGCACGACAGAGCGATTACCCGGCAGCACCTGCGCCCCGGTCACCCATTTGTCTTCTTTAAACCCCGGATCCACGACAAAATATTGATATTCCACCACACCTTCCGCGGGAACCTGGAAAGGCCGCTTCCGCATTTCAAAAACCGCGCTGGGAATTTCCGGCAGATGCCAGCCTTCGCGGAACTCGGGAAGTTTCGGCATGTTTTTCACATCACCATATGGCATGCCCCCGGCAACCCAGTCGCGGAGTACTTTCTTATCCTCATCTGACATGAAACGGGCATTGGCATAATGACCATACTTCGGACTCGCATGCCAGGGGGGCATGCGTCCGTCATCAATGGTTTCCAACATCGTGTCTGCCCAGCCCCGGACTTCATCATAGTCGGTCAGACTGAAGGGCGCGATCTCTCCTTTGCGGTGGCATTCCACACAATGTTGATTCAAAACCCGCACCACTTCATTACAGAACGTCAGACTGGTCGTGACTTCTGTTTTTTTGACGCGTCCAATGAAACAACCGTTCGGCTCTGTCTTTGCCAGTTTGACTGGTTTACCCGACAGAACCTGATCCAGCGCATTTTTCAGATCATTGGAAGTCGTTTCGGCTCGGGATATTCCCGGTAGATACTGATTATCGATCCGTCCCCGATATTGAATCGCCAGGTTCTCATCCAGCACAAAGACTTCCGGAGTTCGTACCGCCTGATACCGATCGGCGACTTCATTCCCGTAATCCTTCGCCATCGGAAACTGGATCTGATATTTTTTGACGTATGCCTGGACGTCTTCCAGTGAGTCCTGCCGGTTACTGTTCACGCCAATCAGTCGCACGCCTTGAGATTTGTATGCTGACTGTATCTCATTCAACTTCGGCCCGTACAGCCGTGCCAGCGGACATTCCGCTCCCAGAAAACAGACCACCGTCGCTTTCTGAGCAGGTTGTTTCTTGAGTTCAACAGTCTCACCTGAAGTGCCCGGCAGACGAAATGTCAGATCAGCGGGGGAGGGAGTGCCAGTTGGTTTATCCCCCCAGAGAGGACTTCCGCAAACCAGAATCAAAAACACGGCAAAACTTAAACAGCGACTAAACATAGAGCGATCCTTCCTCCTGCAGTGGAATATAGACAGGGGCTGTATTGTATCAACAGGCTGGAAAGCCTCGCAAGACCCACTGTACGGAATTGAAGCCCGTCTCGTTGATTGCATAAATTCATTTGGATATACTCGACCTAACTTGAACAGGTTTCAGATTTTGGCAAAAGTGTGAAAATTGAGTTTTGTTGTATCTGAATCGGTTCACGGCAGTGTGCTCCTGAAAAACGACAAAGGAAGGCGTAAAGTGAAAGCTCCACGTAGCGGCGGCGGTTGGAAAGCGATTAAATACAGTCTGACTCTGGCAAACCGGGTAGGCTGGTGGAAACTCTGGAAATCCATGCGTTCCAAAAACGCCTGCAAGACCTGCGCGGTCGGCATGGGCGGGCAAAAGGGAGGCATGGTCAATGAAGCGGGCCTGTTTCCCGAAGTCTGCAAAAAATCATTTCAGGCAATGGCTTCCGACATGCAGCCCGCAGTCGCTTCCGACTTCTTCGCGAAGTACAATATCGACCAGCTGCGATCTTTCAACTCACGCAAACTCGAATACAGCGGCCGACTCACCGAACCACTGCTGCTCTCTCCCGGAGAAAAACATTACAAACCCATTTCCTGGGATGCGGCCCTTGATCTGGTAGTCGAGCGTCTGAAAGCCTCTGGCCCCGAGCGGACTTTTTACTATGCCAGCGGTCGTTCCTCGAATGAGGCCGGCTTCCTGTTTCAGATGATGTCACGTCTGATGGGTACAAATTATGTCAACAACTGCTCTTACTATTGTCATCAGGCCAGCGGGGTCGGTCTAGGCTCCAGCATTGGCACCGGAGCGGGGACGATTAAACTGGAAGACCTCGAACACACCGATCTCTACATTCTGATTGGCGCCAATCCTTCCTCCAATCATCCGCGACTGATGAAAGCCTTCATGGAAATCCGGCGGCGGGGTGGCAAAGTGATCGTCATCAATCCGGTCAAAGAACTGGGACTGGTCAACTTCAAAGTCCCCAGCGACGTCCGCAGCATGCTGTTCGGTTCCAGCATCGCCTCCATGTATGTGCAGCCGCATGTCGGCGGGGACCTGGCGTTACTCACCGGCATCGCCAAGGTCGTCCTTGAACAAAATGCCCAGGACAGCAGCTTTATCGCTGCGCATACTGAGAACTATGAAGCCTTCCAGGAACAGGTTAACCAGACCAGCTGGGACGACATCATCGCCCAGAGTGGTGTCGACCGCGATACCATTCAACAGATCGCCGATCAGTATATCTCTGCAAAAAATGTCGTCATCGGCTGGTGCATGGGCATTACGCATCATCTACATGGCACCAATAACGTGCAGACCATCGCCAATGTTTCCCTGCTGCGAGGCATGGTCGGCCGCCGCGAGGCAGGTCTGATGCCGATCCGCGGGCATAGTAACGTACAGGGGCTCGGGTCGGTCGGCGTGACACCGGGACTGAAACAGGCCATGCTCGAACGTCTGGAGAAACAGCTCGGCATTCAGGTTCCCACGACACCCGGCTATGACACGATGGCCTGCATGGAAGCATCGCATCGCGGTGAGATCGACTTCGCTTTCTGTCTGGGTGGCAACCTTTACGGCAGCAACCCCGATACGAAATATGCGCTCGAAGCCATGAGCCGCATCAAAACGATTCTATATCTCTCCACCACACTCAACACGGGGCACGTCTGGGGCACGGGGGAAGAGACACTGATTCTCCCCGTGCTGCCGCGCGATGAAGAGCCGCAGTCGACCACACAGGAGTCGATGTTCAGCTACGTCCGCATGAGTGACGGCGGGAAATCCCGGTATGAAGGCCCCCGCAGTGAAGTCTCCATCCTCGCTGCCATCGGCCAGAAACTGTTCGCCGGCGATAACCGCATCGACTGGAAGAAACTGGAAAGCCATTCCGCCATCCGCGAACTGATTGCCGACCTGATTCCCGGCTATGAGAACATGCATCAGACGATTGAATCCAACAAGGAATTCCACGTCACCGGCCGCGCGGTCGCGGAATACCAATTCCCCACGGAAAGCGGCAAAGCAAAGTTCCACGCGATCCCGCTGCCTGAGATTCCCGTGGATGACAACCAGTTAAGACTGATGACAGTCCGTTCGGAAGGGCAGTTCAACAGCGTCGTCTATGATGACGAAGACATCTACCGCGGTCAGGAACGACGCGACGTCATCCTGATGAACCGGGCTGACATTGATCGCCTGGGACTCAAACCCGATCAGCGGGTGAAGGTCAAAAGTGAAGCAGGGGAGATGCCTTATATCCTGGTCCGCGAATTCGACGTCCGCGCCGGCAACGCACTGATGTATTACCCGGAAGCCAATATCCTGGTTCCACACACCGTCGATCCGCTCTCGAAAACACCCGGTTTTAAATCAACACGGGTGACGCTGGAAGTGGAAGCGACGGTTTAAATACTATTAGTAGCACGGCAACTGAATTTTCGGATCACCCAGCCGATCCCCATGAACAACACACCGCCCACCGCTGCGCAAACGAGATAAAACCCTAAAGTGATCATCACATGAGTCAGACTTGGGGAAACGGCACTCAACTCACCAGAATGTCTCAGCCAGGCGCCCGTTTCAAGATAGTAATACTGAAAGAGATTCGTTCTCCGCAGAGTACCCGGAGCACCACCTACCCCCAATGAATGGAACCAGAGCCCCATCCCCACAAACACAATCAGAAATCCAGCCAGAAACCAGGGCCGCAGTCGTTTCCCTTTCGTTTTTGTTTCCTGTTGTCGCTCGTCACCTGTAATAATCCACTTAAAAAAATCCTGAATCGAAATGCTAATCAATGCTTCAGATTTGTTATTTTCTTTACAGTGCTGGCAGTGTCGCCTTATCAGGCTGCGACCGAACTCTGTTTCTGAGTTCATTAATAAAGGTTTGGTCACCTTCTTCCAGGGGAGAGAGGAACAGCAGAAATGCATCGTCATCCGTCGTATTGATTTCGACAATCGTATCATCGATGAAGTTTCCCTCTTCAACAATAATGACCTCTGCCACATCTTCATACTTCGCTGCGTAGACCTCTAATACTCCCTCGATTCTCTCATAAGAAACGACACGTTGATCAGTCAACAGATTCCCGTCATCTGAAATGGAAGTGATGCCCGCCGAATAAAAATAAAGAACAGTTTCATCCGGCCTGATGATTCCTTCATCAAGAAGCAGTTGTAAGTCACTTTTTGAAAGCTTGTCGCCCGTAATCACCGCTGAATCGACAAAGGCTCCACTTTCAGCGAGTATTCCGAGTCCAAACAGGCTTAAACCTAAAACGACTAAACTCAGAACAATCCCCCCGAGCGGAATCACGAAATAGTAAAACCCGACAGGTGTGGACCGGTAACTGGAATCCGCTTCTTTTCTTAAGCGATGGTAGGCAAAGGAGCCTCGGATGCCCTTCCAGTAGAAGTAGAGCCAGATCATGGTAAACAGCAGCCCCGAAGGTCGCCCGTTCTCCAGCATTATAAAGATTTTTGCAAAAATGAAATAAATAACGAGGGTGACTGCGGCAGTTCTGGAATAGAACCGGAGACCCACCCCGCACGCCAGCACCAGGGCAACATCGATGAAGTTAACCGGATCAGCAAATGGTCCGAATACGCCTTCGGCTGAAGAGGCCATCGCAGCGACGATGACTAAGGTACTCATCGCCGCTGAGATAAAGGCAGCGATGGAAGCCTGCTTTATATCATGAGTGGCATCATCCAGATTGTATTCAAATTTCACTCTGTTACCCTGACTGTTTTCAATGAAACAATTTGCTGTAAATCGCGTCACATGTCATCACAACATTTGAATCGATTCATATGAACAGCACAAGAGTTGATTTAAGTTATTCACCTGACTTCACTAAAAACCAGGCGAGACCTGAAGGCTTAAGTCCACTTCAGACCTTTGGGCAGCTCCGCTGCAGAATAAACCACGTGCAGCACCCGGCGGCGCGCTGGCAGTTTCGCAGCACGGGAACGGTGCACCAGTAGAGGCCGCATCAGCAGCACTTCCCCCGGGCCAGCAGGGCAGACTTCAAACGCCTCTTCATTAAACTCTGCTACCGACTCTTCACTCAAGCGTTCCCGATGGCTGCCGGGCACCACTTCCAGTGCCCCATTCACACCCGGGCAGGCATCTAGATGTACGCGTACCGCCAGCAGTTCCCGTTGCATTTCGACGGGCGGTTCGACATATTGGACTCCCGCTTTGATTGACCAGTTGGTCCAGCGGGGATCATTTGTTGCACCTGCAATCGGAACGAACAGATCCTGATGCGGTGGCACAAACCAGTTTGCAGCGGGGCGTTTATCGAACAGCGTCGCGCTGACTAATGCAACCGTTTGTCCCAGGACTCCGCGTGCCAATTCCACCAGTGCACCGTGCTCAAGCAGAGGCCTGAGAGCAGGCACTGCGAGGAGCGCATTCCGAATCGCATAACGGGTACCATTGCGCCGCCGACGAAAGTTCTCCTGGACAACCGAGTCAAGCACCTCTTCCAGAATGTCATGAGTACAGGAAGGCAAGGGGGCCGACACTTTCTGGTAACCTGCCTGTTCCAGTTGACAGTCTGTGATCTCTGACATTACCCGGCTTTTCCTGTTTGAGTATGCGATATCCGCTTTGAAAACGGGACTCAAGCAGAAATGTTATCAATCAGAATGACGCATTCAAAGTCCATTTCAGTTCTAAATTCCAGTAGTCTCGTCGATAGAATTCGGTATGTCACGGGCACACTTTCGAACCAAAGGTTGAAACTCATCTTCGGGTATGGCAAAATGTACATATCGCTATCCTGAAGTGACTGTGATTTCAATCTGCGTTCGAAAGGTGGCTCACTTGCGATTTGCTCTTCTGGGATCAGGACTGTTCTTACTTCTCAGTTCCTGTTCCTGTCAAAAATCTGTTCCGGCACCTGCCTCTGAACAGTATCAGGGCGACACAATACCCGTAGAGGCACCACCTGCAAATTCAGAAGAACAGCGTCTCTCTCCTCTCAATGTCAGCAAAACCAAACCGAGTCAATCGGATCAGGCAAATCTCTCAAAGAGTTCGCCTTCTGATTTTTCTGGTGACCCACTGACAGTAAATCTGCCGGGAACCTGTCGCGCCGTCGAGGCAGGAGGAGCGGGGCGGTACCTGATTTTTCATCTGGACCATTTGCGGTTACTGGCAATCTTCGATGTGTCCGCGGCTCGCGTGACGAAATACCTGCCAGTCGAGTCCGATGACATCGCCTTTACTGCGGGTCTTGAGAAACTGGTAGTCGTGCTCCGCGATCAGCAGAAAATACAACGCTTTGATCTTCAGACACATCAGCTGGAATTGACGCGTCTTCTGAATAATGGAGAAGTTTCTCAGATCAGTATGGGCTCTGCTTCAGCAGGCCCGATCTTTCTCTGTCGTGGAGACATGTCCGTCAATGCAGAGAATTTTCTCGATCTGCAGACTCTGGAACCAGCCCACCTGAAACGCGGTGGGAGTGACTGGAAGTTCAAAGACGTCAATACCCGCGACTGTATTGTGCATGCTTCCGCGGATGGCTCGGTCTTCGGAGTCGCACGCCCGGGTGTCGCATCACACAGCGGCTATGGAAACCTCATCATCAAACGAAACCAGATTCAGGAGTTCTATCAGGACCGAAATCTCGGAGTCAGCCTGCCTGGCCCGGACGGAAGTCTGATTTATTCCTTCTCGGGAATTTATACGAACACCCTCATTAAAGTTCTGGCGGAAAATCATTCCCGCGCGATTCCCGCTTCTCTCGGAAATCTGTATATGCGAGTCAGGGCCGACAGTCCGAATGTTACAATTCATCAGCAGCATGATCCCCGGCCACTCCTTACCATTCCCCAGGTCGTACCTTCCATCTCCAGGCGTGACTGGCACAAGGATTTCTTCGTGAGAGAAACTCCTCAGATACTACGTCTGCATTATTTCCCCGATATGGATCTGCTGGCTTACCTACCCGCCACCAACAGTCAGGTTGTCCTGCATCGGGTTCACC
The sequence above is a segment of the Gimesia algae genome. Coding sequences within it:
- a CDS encoding phytanoyl-CoA dioxygenase family protein, which gives rise to MSEITDCQLEQAGYQKVSAPLPSCTHDILEEVLDSVVQENFRRRRNGTRYAIRNALLAVPALRPLLEHGALVELARGVLGQTVALVSATLFDKRPAANWFVPPHQDLFVPIAGATNDPRWTNWSIKAGVQYVEPPVEMQRELLAVRVHLDACPGVNGALEVVPGSHRERLSEESVAEFNEEAFEVCPAGPGEVLLMRPLLVHRSRAAKLPARRRVLHVVYSAAELPKGLKWT
- a CDS encoding redoxin domain-containing protein encodes the protein MFSRCLSFAVFLILVCGSPLWGDKPTGTPSPADLTFRLPGTSGETVELKKQPAQKATVVCFLGAECPLARLYGPKLNEIQSAYKSQGVRLIGVNSNRQDSLEDVQAYVKKYQIQFPMAKDYGNEVADRYQAVRTPEVFVLDENLAIQYRGRIDNQYLPGISRAETTSNDLKNALDQVLSGKPVKLAKTEPNGCFIGRVKKTEVTTSLTFCNEVVRVLNQHCVECHRKGEIAPFSLTDYDEVRGWADTMLETIDDGRMPPWHASPKYGHYANARFMSDEDKKVLRDWVAGGMPYGDVKNMPKLPEFREGWHLPEIPSAVFEMRKRPFQVPAEGVVEYQYFVVDPGFKEDKWVTGAQVLPGNRSVVHHAIVFIRPPDGADFQGIGWLTAYVPGQRIKKLPEGRARRVPAGSKLVFQMHYTPNGSVAQDTSKVGLLFGKEEEITHEVFTLIGIDQEFEIPPHTKDFPVTAKVRRIPPEAELLAIAPHMHLRGKSFRLFMKQKDESEILLDVPHYDFNWQHIYELSQPMKLDEVESLEFTVKFDNSKENPFNPDPSEYVTWGDQTWEEMAIAFFEVAEPRKKKKIENPKPQKKLSDAEIKLQKKELLQKHEKYTVEFFERFDKNRDGHVMLDEIPLVTQRYGNINDFNNDGEIQKEEISIPNR
- a CDS encoding FdhF/YdeP family oxidoreductase; translated protein: MKAPRSGGGWKAIKYSLTLANRVGWWKLWKSMRSKNACKTCAVGMGGQKGGMVNEAGLFPEVCKKSFQAMASDMQPAVASDFFAKYNIDQLRSFNSRKLEYSGRLTEPLLLSPGEKHYKPISWDAALDLVVERLKASGPERTFYYASGRSSNEAGFLFQMMSRLMGTNYVNNCSYYCHQASGVGLGSSIGTGAGTIKLEDLEHTDLYILIGANPSSNHPRLMKAFMEIRRRGGKVIVINPVKELGLVNFKVPSDVRSMLFGSSIASMYVQPHVGGDLALLTGIAKVVLEQNAQDSSFIAAHTENYEAFQEQVNQTSWDDIIAQSGVDRDTIQQIADQYISAKNVVIGWCMGITHHLHGTNNVQTIANVSLLRGMVGRREAGLMPIRGHSNVQGLGSVGVTPGLKQAMLERLEKQLGIQVPTTPGYDTMACMEASHRGEIDFAFCLGGNLYGSNPDTKYALEAMSRIKTILYLSTTLNTGHVWGTGEETLILPVLPRDEEPQSTTQESMFSYVRMSDGGKSRYEGPRSEVSILAAIGQKLFAGDNRIDWKKLESHSAIRELIADLIPGYENMHQTIESNKEFHVTGRAVAEYQFPTESGKAKFHAIPLPEIPVDDNQLRLMTVRSEGQFNSVVYDDEDIYRGQERRDVILMNRADIDRLGLKPDQRVKVKSEAGEMPYILVREFDVRAGNALMYYPEANILVPHTVDPLSKTPGFKSTRVTLEVEATV